From a single Candidatus Sulfotelmatobacter sp. genomic region:
- a CDS encoding 50S ribosomal protein L23 has product MKSAYQIIRRPVITEKGLAIKENQNTLVFQVEPKATKTEIKQAVQTIFKVKVHSVRTATYVGKERRRGKFAGYRPDWKKAYVRLRSGEKMPEYAQNL; this is encoded by the coding sequence ATGAAAAGCGCATACCAGATTATTCGCCGTCCGGTGATTACGGAAAAGGGCCTGGCCATCAAGGAAAACCAGAACACGCTGGTCTTCCAGGTGGAGCCGAAGGCAACCAAGACCGAAATTAAGCAGGCAGTGCAGACGATTTTCAAAGTGAAAGTGCATTCGGTGCGCACCGCCACCTATGTTGGAAAAGAGCGGCGGCGCGGCAAGTTTGCCGGCTACCGTCCGGACTGGAAGAAGGCGTACGTGCGGTTGCGCTCCGGGGAAAAGATGCCGGAGTACGCGCAGAATCTGTAA
- the rplB gene encoding 50S ribosomal protein L2 — translation MPIKTYRPTTQTVRYRTTLVNDDITTKHPHKPLLEPKPRTGGRRNSGDTTMRFIGGGHKRKLRIIDFKRDKTGIPATVATIEYDPNRSARIALLAYADGEKRYILQPEGLKVGQKVLSGPDADILVGNALPLRNIPPGTQIHNLELKPGKGAQMVRSAGGSAQLIAKEEEYALVKLPSGETRKISQDCMATIGQVGNLDHENVTIGKAGRSRWLGKRPHNRGVSMNPVDHPHGGGEGKTSGGRHPVTPWGQPTRGYKTRNNKRTDKFIVSRRSK, via the coding sequence ATGCCGATTAAAACATACCGACCGACGACGCAGACGGTGCGCTATCGCACGACGCTGGTCAACGACGACATTACGACCAAGCATCCGCACAAGCCGCTGCTCGAACCGAAACCTCGCACCGGCGGACGGCGAAATTCGGGCGACACCACGATGCGGTTCATCGGGGGCGGTCACAAGCGCAAGTTGCGCATCATCGACTTCAAGCGCGACAAGACCGGCATTCCCGCAACCGTCGCGACGATCGAGTACGATCCCAACCGCTCGGCGCGCATCGCGCTGCTGGCTTATGCCGATGGCGAGAAGCGTTACATCCTGCAGCCGGAAGGGCTGAAGGTGGGGCAGAAAGTTTTGAGCGGTCCTGATGCGGACATTCTTGTGGGCAACGCGCTGCCGCTGCGCAATATTCCACCCGGCACGCAGATTCACAATCTGGAACTGAAACCCGGCAAAGGGGCGCAGATGGTGCGCTCGGCGGGCGGTTCCGCGCAGCTGATCGCGAAAGAAGAAGAGTACGCCCTGGTCAAGCTGCCCTCGGGCGAGACTCGCAAGATTTCGCAGGACTGCATGGCGACGATTGGGCAGGTCGGCAATCTCGATCACGAGAACGTCACCATCGGCAAGGCGGGTCGGTCGCGCTGGCTGGGCAAGCGTCCGCATAACCGCGGCGTTTCGATGAACCCGGTCGACCATCCGCACGGCGGCGGTGAAGGCAAAACCTCCGGCGGACGGCATCCGGTCACGCCGTGGGGACAGCCGACGCGCGGGTACAAGACGCGGAACAACAAGCGCACCGATAAGTTTATTGTGAGCCGGCGGAGCAAATAG
- the rpsS gene encoding 30S ribosomal protein S19: MARSTKKGAFVDAYLQSRVEGMNARNEKKVLRTWSRRSTVIPEMVGHTIAVHNGKKFIPVYVTENMVGHKLGEFSFTRTFKGHSMRAATEVAAKPAGIPGGPGAAAPAAAPAPKA; this comes from the coding sequence ATGGCACGTTCCACGAAGAAAGGCGCGTTCGTCGATGCCTACCTGCAATCGCGGGTAGAGGGCATGAATGCGCGCAATGAGAAGAAAGTGCTGCGCACCTGGTCGCGGCGTTCGACGGTGATCCCGGAGATGGTGGGACACACGATCGCGGTGCATAACGGCAAAAAGTTTATTCCGGTGTACGTCACCGAAAACATGGTCGGCCACAAGCTGGGTGAATTCAGTTTCACTCGCACATTCAAGGGCCACTCCATGCGGGCGGCGACGGAAGTGGCAGCCAAGCCGGCCGGTATTCCGGGCGGTCCCGGAGCGGCGGCTCCGGCGGCGGCGCCGGCGCCGAAGGCGTAG
- the rplV gene encoding 50S ribosomal protein L22 produces the protein MEFRAEMRYLRVSPQKARLVLDLIKGKRVEEARNTLAFTKKRVAANVGKLLQSALDNANFLSAEKNLDVEIDNLYVKSAIANEGPRMKRIRPAPQGRAYRYQRRIAHIIVILAERGKSGEAVSGGTSAAAAPRRRVPAAKAAAGKSKKRATAK, from the coding sequence ATGGAATTTCGAGCGGAAATGCGGTATTTGCGGGTGTCGCCGCAGAAGGCGCGGCTGGTACTTGATTTGATCAAGGGCAAGCGCGTGGAAGAGGCGCGCAACACGCTGGCGTTTACCAAGAAGCGGGTGGCGGCGAACGTGGGCAAGCTGCTGCAATCGGCGCTGGACAACGCGAACTTTCTCAGCGCAGAAAAGAATCTCGACGTGGAGATCGACAACCTCTACGTGAAGAGCGCGATCGCCAACGAGGGGCCGCGCATGAAGCGTATCCGCCCGGCGCCGCAGGGACGGGCGTACCGCTATCAGCGGCGGATCGCGCACATCATTGTGATTTTGGCGGAGCGCGGGAAGAGCGGCGAAGCGGTCTCTGGCGGCACGAGTGCGGCGGCTGCGCCGCGGCGGCGAGTTCCGGCGGCGAAGGCGGCCGCAGGGAAGAGTAAGAAAAGAGCAACGGCGAAGTAA
- the rpsC gene encoding 30S ribosomal protein S3, whose amino-acid sequence MGQKVHPYGFRLGFTKPWKSRWFAERDYDKQLHEDVLLKAELKDKLKSAGISAIEIERPGNKLRIIIKTARPGIIIGRKGAEIDKLKGELQKKTAGKDIFVDIQEVHKPELDAQLVSEAIALQLEKRVGFRRAMRKAVDSALRFGCKGIKVRVSGRLNGNEIARSEWYLQGRLPLHTLRADIDYGFTEARTTYGVIGVKCWVYKGEILPQKKREATAVAGGF is encoded by the coding sequence ATGGGACAAAAAGTCCATCCTTATGGTTTCCGCCTCGGCTTCACCAAGCCGTGGAAGTCGCGCTGGTTTGCCGAGCGGGATTACGACAAACAGCTGCACGAAGACGTCCTGCTGAAGGCCGAGTTGAAAGACAAGCTGAAGTCGGCGGGCATCAGCGCAATTGAGATCGAGCGGCCGGGCAACAAGCTGCGCATCATCATCAAGACCGCGAGGCCAGGAATCATCATCGGACGCAAGGGCGCGGAAATCGACAAGCTCAAGGGCGAGCTGCAGAAAAAGACCGCGGGCAAAGATATTTTTGTCGACATCCAGGAAGTGCACAAGCCGGAACTTGACGCTCAACTCGTTTCCGAGGCGATCGCGCTGCAACTGGAAAAGCGCGTGGGCTTCCGCCGCGCGATGCGCAAAGCCGTCGACTCAGCCCTGCGCTTCGGCTGCAAGGGAATTAAAGTCCGCGTGAGCGGACGCCTCAACGGCAACGAAATCGCGCGCTCGGAATGGTATTTGCAAGGGCGATTGCCGCTGCACACGCTGCGCGCCGATATCGACTACGGCTTCACCGAAGCCCGCACGACGTACGGCGTGATCGGCGTGAAGTGTTGGGTGTACAAAGGCGAGATTCTTCCGCAGAAAAAGCGGGAAGCGACGGCAGTTGCCGGCGGATTCTAA
- the rplP gene encoding 50S ribosomal protein L16 has product MLMPKKVKYRKQQRGRMTGKAWRGSTLAFGDFGLKVLEPGWITDRQIEASRVAMTRFVKRGGKIWIRVFPDKPVTKKPAETRMGKGKGAPDHWVAVVKPGKILFEMEGVALADATEAMRLASHKLALRTTLVKREGAKH; this is encoded by the coding sequence ATGTTGATGCCAAAGAAGGTGAAGTATCGCAAGCAGCAGCGCGGGCGCATGACCGGCAAGGCGTGGCGCGGGTCGACGCTGGCGTTCGGCGACTTCGGGTTGAAGGTGCTCGAGCCTGGCTGGATCACCGACCGGCAGATTGAAGCCAGCCGCGTGGCCATGACGCGTTTCGTGAAGCGCGGAGGAAAGATCTGGATCCGCGTGTTTCCCGATAAGCCGGTCACCAAGAAGCCGGCCGAAACCCGTATGGGCAAAGGCAAAGGCGCTCCCGATCATTGGGTCGCAGTGGTGAAGCCGGGAAAGATTCTGTTTGAGATGGAAGGCGTAGCCCTGGCGGATGCGACCGAGGCAATGCGTCTGGCGTCACACAAGCTGGCGCTGCGCACGACGCTGGTGAAGCGCGAAGGCGCGAAGCATTAA
- the rpmC gene encoding 50S ribosomal protein L29, whose product MKSDKIRNLTDVELKNQEGELADQLFKLKFQMNMGQTESLKKVRGLRKDIARVKTIQGERSRAAAAEKK is encoded by the coding sequence ATGAAATCGGACAAGATTCGCAATTTAACGGATGTGGAGTTGAAGAACCAGGAAGGCGAACTCGCCGACCAGCTCTTCAAGCTGAAATTTCAGATGAACATGGGCCAGACGGAGAGTCTGAAGAAGGTTCGCGGCCTGCGCAAGGATATTGCCCGGGTTAAGACGATCCAGGGCGAGCGCTCGCGCGCGGCCGCTGCGGAGAAGAAATAA
- the rpsQ gene encoding 30S ribosomal protein S17, with amino-acid sequence MAENNSVQTKAATPATEKVQGRRKEVVGEVVANRMQKTIVVKVTRKRAHPFYGRVVARNKKFYAHDENNEAHVGDVVRIEETRPLSKLKRWKLKDIVRKTTLVPEAVTDVKA; translated from the coding sequence ATGGCGGAAAACAATTCAGTTCAAACCAAAGCAGCAACCCCGGCCACAGAAAAAGTGCAGGGCCGCCGCAAGGAAGTGGTGGGCGAAGTGGTCGCCAACCGCATGCAGAAGACGATTGTGGTGAAGGTGACGCGCAAGCGGGCGCATCCGTTCTACGGCCGCGTGGTGGCGCGCAACAAGAAGTTCTACGCCCACGACGAGAACAACGAAGCGCATGTGGGCGACGTGGTCCGGATCGAAGAGACGCGTCCGCTGTCGAAGCTGAAGCGCTGGAAGCTGAAAGATATTGTGCGCAAGACCACGCTGGTGCCGGAAGCTGTGACGGACGTTAAAGCGTAA
- the rplN gene encoding 50S ribosomal protein L14 translates to MAVMMRSMLEVADNSGARKLQMILPLGGSTGLNAGLGDIITAAVKESVPEGQVQKGKVVKAVIVRTRKEHRRRDGTYIRFDQNAAVLINDAGEPVGTRVFGPVARELREKKFLKIVSLAPEVI, encoded by the coding sequence ATGGCTGTGATGATGAGATCGATGCTGGAAGTCGCCGACAACTCCGGGGCCCGCAAGCTGCAGATGATTCTGCCGCTCGGCGGCTCGACCGGATTGAATGCCGGCCTCGGCGACATAATCACGGCGGCGGTGAAAGAGTCGGTGCCCGAGGGCCAGGTGCAGAAGGGCAAAGTGGTGAAGGCGGTCATCGTACGCACGCGCAAAGAGCATCGCCGGCGCGACGGCACTTATATCCGCTTCGACCAGAACGCGGCGGTGCTGATCAACGACGCCGGCGAGCCGGTGGGCACGCGCGTGTTCGGTCCGGTGGCGCGCGAGTTGCGCGAGAAGAAATTCTTGAAGATTGTGTCGCTGGCGCCGGAAGTGATCTAA
- the rplX gene encoding 50S ribosomal protein L24: MRTASTENKRVDLRRNDTVKVITGRDKGKEGRVLRVFPNDAKLLVEHVMMVKKHVRPNPQRNIKGGIAEQESRIAISNVQLVCSTCGPVRIGHEVRGDRKVRVCKKCGTTLDK, from the coding sequence ATGCGAACTGCAAGCACCGAAAATAAGCGAGTGGATCTGCGGCGGAACGATACCGTGAAGGTGATCACCGGGCGCGACAAAGGCAAGGAAGGGCGCGTCTTGCGCGTGTTTCCCAACGACGCCAAACTGCTGGTCGAGCATGTGATGATGGTGAAGAAGCATGTTCGGCCCAACCCTCAGCGCAACATCAAGGGTGGCATTGCCGAGCAGGAGAGCCGGATCGCCATCTCCAACGTGCAACTCGTCTGCTCGACTTGCGGGCCGGTGCGCATCGGACACGAGGTGCGCGGCGATCGAAAAGTGCGCGTCTGTAAGAAGTGCGGAACGACACTGGATAAGTAA
- the rplE gene encoding 50S ribosomal protein L5, which produces MAKDNKDNKEKKGQKESQEQKAPDQARHSAKERPRLRARFDKEVAPALLKELELKNVMAVPRLHKIVVNMGVGEATQNSKVLDPAVNELGQITGQKPVTTKARKSIAAFKVREGQSIGAMVTLRGDRMYEFFDRLVNIVLPRVRDFKGVSTKSFDGRGNYTIGLHDQLIFPEISYEKVDKQKGMNVTIVTTAANDNQARTLLKHMGMPFRA; this is translated from the coding sequence ATGGCAAAAGATAATAAAGATAATAAAGAGAAAAAGGGACAGAAGGAATCGCAGGAGCAGAAGGCGCCCGATCAGGCGCGGCATAGCGCGAAGGAACGTCCGCGTCTGCGCGCCCGGTTCGACAAGGAAGTCGCTCCGGCGCTGCTGAAAGAACTGGAATTGAAGAACGTGATGGCGGTTCCGCGGCTGCACAAGATTGTCGTCAACATGGGCGTGGGCGAAGCGACGCAGAATTCGAAAGTGCTCGACCCGGCCGTGAACGAACTGGGACAGATCACCGGACAAAAGCCGGTCACCACCAAGGCGCGCAAGTCGATTGCCGCCTTCAAGGTGCGCGAAGGGCAGTCGATTGGCGCGATGGTCACGCTGCGCGGCGACCGCATGTACGAATTTTTTGACCGCCTGGTGAATATCGTTCTGCCGCGCGTGCGCGACTTCAAGGGAGTTTCGACCAAGTCGTTCGACGGGCGCGGGAATTACACGATCGGCTTGCACGACCAGTTGATCTTCCCGGAAATTTCCTACGAGAAGGTCGACAAGCAGAAAGGCATGAACGTAACCATCGTGACCACCGCCGCGAACGACAACCAGGCGCGCACGCTGTTGAAGCACATGGGCATGCCGTTTAGAGCATAG
- a CDS encoding type Z 30S ribosomal protein S14: MGLHQKPEDVKKPKFSTRKHNRCNICGRPRAFLRKFGVCRLCFRQLALRGEIPGVSKSSW; encoded by the coding sequence GTGGGGCTGCACCAGAAGCCCGAGGACGTGAAGAAGCCGAAGTTCTCCACGCGCAAACATAACCGCTGCAATATCTGCGGACGTCCGCGCGCGTTTCTGCGCAAGTTTGGCGTATGCCGCTTGTGCTTCCGCCAGCTCGCGCTGCGCGGGGAGATTCCCGGGGTTTCGAAGTCGTCCTGGTAG
- the rpsH gene encoding 30S ribosomal protein S8, translated as MRLTDPVADMLTRVRNALQARHQKVDIPASRLKLEIARILKEEGYISNFKPTEEEGHKVIRIYLKYGANNEAAISKVERVSRPGCRVYVRRSEIPRVLGGMGINILTTPRGVMTGRQARKEGVGGELLCQIY; from the coding sequence ATGAGGTTGACCGATCCGGTGGCAGACATGCTGACGCGAGTGCGCAACGCACTCCAGGCCCGGCACCAGAAAGTGGACATCCCGGCTTCGCGCCTGAAGCTGGAGATCGCCCGCATTCTGAAAGAAGAGGGCTACATTTCCAATTTCAAGCCGACCGAAGAGGAAGGCCACAAGGTCATCCGGATTTATCTGAAGTATGGCGCCAACAACGAGGCGGCCATCTCCAAAGTCGAGCGCGTATCGCGCCCCGGCTGCCGCGTGTACGTGCGGCGCAGCGAGATTCCCCGCGTGCTGGGCGGCATGGGGATCAACATCCTCACCACCCCGCGCGGCGTCATGACCGGACGCCAGGCCCGCAAAGAGGGCGTAGGCGGCGAGTTGCTGTGCCAGATTTATTAG
- the rplF gene encoding 50S ribosomal protein L6 — protein MSRIGKKPIPIPKGVTVKLEGNTVLVQGPKGRLDTALPTGIKVEQKDGIIVAVRENDSQAAVHGLARALVNNAVEGVTKGWTRELEIVGIGYRAEMKGKSMVVFNLGYSHPIEYPLPTGVDATVDPKQTKIALTGIDRQKVGQVAAEMRSLRPPDPYKNKGVRYAGERLKKKVGKTGAK, from the coding sequence ATGTCACGAATTGGAAAAAAACCGATCCCGATCCCCAAAGGGGTGACGGTCAAACTCGAAGGCAACACCGTGCTGGTGCAGGGGCCGAAGGGTAGGCTGGATACTGCGCTGCCAACCGGCATCAAGGTCGAGCAGAAGGACGGCATCATCGTCGCCGTTCGCGAGAACGATTCCCAGGCCGCGGTGCACGGACTGGCCCGCGCCCTGGTCAACAACGCCGTTGAAGGCGTGACCAAGGGATGGACGCGTGAACTGGAAATCGTCGGCATCGGCTACCGCGCCGAAATGAAGGGCAAGTCGATGGTGGTGTTCAACCTGGGCTATTCGCATCCCATCGAGTACCCGCTGCCGACGGGCGTCGACGCGACGGTGGATCCCAAGCAGACCAAGATTGCGCTGACCGGAATCGACCGCCAAAAGGTAGGACAGGTGGCCGCGGAAATGCGCTCGCTGCGTCCGCCCGATCCGTACAAGAACAAGGGCGTCCGCTATGCGGGCGAGCGGCTGAAGAAGAAGGTTGGAAAGACCGGAGCGAAATAA
- the rplR gene encoding 50S ribosomal protein L18, whose protein sequence is MLTRVTKNEKRGHVHDRIRKKMQGTADRPRLNVYRSLNHIYVQVIDDLHGQTLVSASTAEGKKENRTTGGNVAAAKAVGKTIAERAKAKGVTKVVFDRGGYIYHGRVKALADAAREAGLQF, encoded by the coding sequence ATGCTGACACGAGTTACTAAAAACGAGAAACGCGGCCACGTACACGACCGCATTCGCAAGAAGATGCAAGGGACTGCGGATCGGCCGCGGCTGAACGTGTACCGTTCACTGAATCACATTTACGTCCAGGTGATCGACGACTTGCACGGCCAGACGCTGGTTTCCGCCAGCACTGCCGAAGGCAAGAAAGAAAACCGGACCACCGGCGGCAACGTGGCCGCGGCGAAGGCCGTAGGAAAGACCATTGCCGAGCGTGCCAAGGCCAAAGGCGTCACTAAAGTCGTGTTCGACCGCGGCGGTTACATTTATCACGGGCGCGTCAAGGCTTTAGCCGATGCGGCGCGCGAAGCGGGATTGCAGTTCTAG
- the rpsE gene encoding 30S ribosomal protein S5, translated as MKKLDANSFQLKDQVVAINRVTKVVKGGKNLSFAALVVVGDPSAGVVGHGAGKAKEVPQAIRKAIESAKKNLIKVNLTQTSIAHLVLGRYGSGTVLLKPAPEGTGVIAGGAVRAVMTSAGVQNVLTKSIGTTNPHNVIKATFDALKQLKTREGVATMRGKTAQEL; from the coding sequence ATCAAGAAGCTTGATGCGAATTCGTTCCAGTTGAAGGATCAGGTCGTGGCCATCAACCGCGTGACCAAGGTCGTCAAGGGCGGCAAGAATCTTTCCTTTGCCGCGCTGGTGGTGGTCGGCGATCCTTCGGCCGGAGTGGTCGGGCACGGCGCCGGGAAGGCCAAGGAAGTTCCGCAAGCCATCCGGAAGGCGATCGAGTCGGCCAAAAAGAATCTGATTAAGGTGAACCTGACGCAGACCAGCATTGCCCACCTCGTGCTGGGACGCTATGGGTCGGGAACGGTGCTGCTGAAGCCGGCGCCGGAAGGCACGGGCGTAATTGCGGGTGGCGCGGTACGCGCGGTCATGACTTCCGCCGGCGTCCAGAACGTGCTGACGAAATCGATTGGCACCACCAATCCGCATAACGTGATCAAGGCGACCTTCGACGCGCTCAAGCAACTGAAGACGCGCGAAGGCGTCGCGACCATGCGCGGAAAGACCGCGCAGGAGCTGTAA
- the rpmD gene encoding 50S ribosomal protein L30 encodes MTAKKTSSSGATIQLKWVRSAICAPVKQKRVIKGLGFTRLNQVIERPNNSAIRGMVAKVPHMVEVVN; translated from the coding sequence ATGACGGCGAAGAAAACAAGTTCGAGCGGCGCGACCATTCAGTTGAAGTGGGTGCGCTCCGCCATTTGTGCCCCGGTAAAGCAGAAGCGCGTGATCAAGGGGCTCGGCTTTACCCGGCTGAACCAGGTCATCGAGCGGCCGAACAATTCGGCCATCCGCGGCATGGTGGCCAAAGTTCCGCACATGGTGGAAGTTGTGAACTGA
- the rplO gene encoding 50S ribosomal protein L15, whose protein sequence is MNLSNIRAPKKATEKRKRVGRGMGSGMGKTSTRGHKGQRSRTGSRMIRGFEGGQMPLHRRMPKRGFTNIFRKEFNIVSLERLMEMGEEFHGEPITPEVLRKAGVIKTKLPVKILSDGEVTVAITVHAHKFSKAAQDKITRAGGKVEVLSVKAGQ, encoded by the coding sequence ATGAATTTATCCAACATACGAGCACCGAAGAAGGCGACGGAAAAACGCAAACGCGTGGGTCGCGGTATGGGGTCGGGCATGGGCAAGACATCCACCCGTGGACACAAAGGCCAGCGTTCGCGCACCGGTTCGCGCATGATCCGCGGCTTTGAGGGCGGCCAGATGCCGCTGCACCGCCGCATGCCCAAGCGCGGCTTCACCAATATTTTCCGCAAGGAATTCAATATCGTAAGCCTTGAGCGGCTGATGGAGATGGGTGAAGAATTTCACGGAGAGCCCATCACTCCCGAAGTGCTGCGCAAGGCTGGAGTCATCAAGACCAAACTTCCAGTCAAGATTTTGAGCGACGGCGAAGTCACCGTCGCGATCACCGTGCACGCGCACAAGTTCTCCAAGGCGGCGCAAGACAAAATCACCAGGGCGGGCGGCAAGGTTGAGGTCTTATCAGTGAAGGCGGGGCAGTAA
- the secY gene encoding preprotein translocase subunit SecY yields the protein MFEKLANIFRIPDLRKRILFTLGMLFVYRLGGHLPTPGIDTAKLESFFTQSGTSGSLLGFVDLFSGGQLRRMTIFALGIMPYITASIILQLLTVVYEPLAKLQKEGELGRKKITQWTRYITVILSAVQSFGIAIGLEKGGFALNPGWGFRLMTMLTLTTGSAFIMWLGEQITERGVGNGMSLLIFAGIVVGLPRGVVDLIDKAKNAAWGAMTFPLMVFLIVFMVAVVGFIVWVERSERRIPVQYAKRVVGRKVMGGQSTHLPLRVNAGGVMPVIFASSILTLPQTVGYGMRNNRYFGPLFDALKWGEPLYTLLYAVGIIFFAYFYVSIVFNPSEVADNMRKYGGFIPGIRPGKRTADFINEVLTRITLVGALYLIIISFIPEWMIAGVHLNHLYGPIGRFFEGLPNWVTNGLGVTFYFGGTSLLIVVGVAMDTVQQIEAQLIMRHYDGFTPRSGRIRGRRTW from the coding sequence ATGTTTGAAAAACTGGCGAATATCTTCCGGATTCCCGACCTGCGCAAACGCATCCTGTTCACCCTGGGAATGCTGTTCGTGTACCGGTTGGGCGGGCACCTTCCAACGCCGGGAATCGATACGGCCAAGCTGGAAAGTTTCTTCACGCAGAGCGGGACCAGCGGATCGCTGCTGGGCTTTGTCGACCTGTTCTCCGGCGGCCAGTTGCGCCGCATGACAATTTTCGCCCTGGGCATCATGCCGTACATCACGGCATCCATCATTCTGCAATTATTGACCGTGGTCTATGAGCCGCTGGCCAAATTGCAGAAAGAAGGCGAACTGGGGCGCAAGAAGATCACGCAGTGGACGCGCTACATCACGGTCATCCTCAGCGCGGTGCAATCGTTCGGCATCGCCATCGGTTTGGAAAAGGGCGGCTTCGCGCTCAACCCCGGCTGGGGCTTCCGCCTGATGACCATGCTCACTCTCACCACAGGCAGCGCGTTCATCATGTGGCTGGGCGAACAGATTACCGAACGCGGCGTGGGCAACGGCATGTCGCTGCTGATTTTTGCCGGCATTGTCGTAGGCCTGCCCCGCGGCGTCGTGGATCTGATCGACAAGGCCAAGAACGCCGCCTGGGGCGCAATGACCTTCCCGCTCATGGTCTTTTTGATCGTCTTCATGGTCGCGGTGGTCGGGTTCATTGTGTGGGTGGAACGAAGCGAACGGCGAATTCCCGTGCAGTACGCCAAGCGTGTGGTCGGACGCAAGGTGATGGGCGGGCAGTCGACGCACCTGCCGTTGCGCGTGAACGCCGGCGGCGTGATGCCTGTAATCTTCGCGTCCTCGATTCTGACCCTGCCGCAGACCGTTGGGTACGGTATGCGCAACAACCGCTACTTCGGGCCGCTGTTTGACGCGCTCAAATGGGGCGAGCCGCTGTACACGCTTCTGTATGCGGTGGGCATCATTTTCTTCGCGTATTTCTACGTTTCCATCGTTTTCAATCCCAGCGAAGTTGCCGACAACATGCGCAAGTACGGCGGATTTATTCCTGGAATTCGTCCCGGGAAGCGTACGGCAGACTTTATCAATGAGGTGCTTACGCGCATCACGCTGGTGGGAGCGCTGTACCTGATCATCATTTCGTTCATTCCGGAGTGGATGATTGCCGGCGTGCACCTCAACCATCTTTACGGCCCCATCGGGAGATTCTTCGAAGGGCTGCCGAATTGGGTGACGAATGGGTTGGGTGTGACCTTTTATTTTGGCGGGACGTCGTTGCTGATCGTGGTGGGTGTGGCCATGGACACGGTGCAGCAGATCGAGGCGCAATTGATTATGCGCCACTACGACGGATTTACGCCGCGCAGCGGCCGCATTCGCGGACGCCGCACCTGGTAA
- a CDS encoding adenylate kinase produces the protein MAQETSRNVGPVVLLGPPGAGKGTQAKRIMERYGIPQISTGDLLRENVVRGTELGQAAKAVMARGELVSDDLVCVMVRERLVQPDCKRGYVLDGFPRTAAQAGWLDALLDHELFDKSRPTRAWPIVICLDVDYNQLLLRITGRRSCPSCGRIYNVHFQPPRVDELCDETGEKLVTRNDDRLEVIQPRLTAYQEQTRPVADYYQRTGRLISVNGDLPMDDVTEQIFRILEDHRD, from the coding sequence ATGGCGCAGGAAACCTCGCGTAATGTGGGTCCCGTTGTGCTGCTCGGACCACCGGGTGCCGGAAAAGGCACTCAAGCCAAGCGCATCATGGAACGTTATGGAATTCCCCAAATATCGACCGGGGACTTGCTGCGGGAGAACGTAGTCCGCGGCACGGAACTGGGACAGGCCGCCAAGGCCGTGATGGCGCGGGGAGAATTAGTTTCCGACGATTTGGTTTGCGTTATGGTCCGCGAACGGCTGGTACAGCCAGACTGCAAGCGCGGATATGTGTTAGACGGATTTCCCCGGACTGCGGCCCAGGCCGGGTGGCTCGATGCACTGCTCGACCATGAGCTCTTTGACAAATCGCGTCCTACCCGGGCTTGGCCAATTGTGATCTGCCTGGACGTGGACTATAATCAACTTTTACTCCGGATTACTGGACGCCGTTCTTGTCCCTCCTGTGGGCGGATTTATAACGTCCACTTCCAGCCGCCCCGCGTCGATGAGCTTTGCGACGAAACCGGGGAAAAGCTGGTGACCCGCAATGACGACCGGTTGGAAGTAATTCAGCCCAGACTCACGGCCTACCAGGAGCAGACGCGTCCGGTCGCGGATTACTATCAGCGTACCGGGCGGCTGATCTCGGTGAATGGCGATCTGCCCATGGACGATGTCACCGAGCAGATTTTCAGGATATTGGAAGATCATCGCGATTAG